The Parolsenella catena region GAACCCGCGCTACGTGGACGTGGCGCGGGTTTTTCGATATGATGTTCAGTCGCTGTGTCATGTATCGAGGAGAAGGTAGCACGCAGTGAGCAAACAGGATGCAATCCAGCTTGAGGGCAAGGTGCTCGAGCCGCTGCCCAACGCGATGTTCAACGTTGAGCTTGAGAATGGGCACACCATTCTCTGCACCATCTCGGGAAAGATCAGGATGAACTACATCCGCATCCTTCCCGGCGACAAGGTTGACGTGGAGATCTCCCCGTATGACCTGCAGCGTGGCCGCATCACCTACCGCTACAAGTAGGGACTCGGCCTCCCGAGAGGGAAACCGCCCGCATCGCGGGCACACAGCCTTGGATATTCTCGCCAGCGGCTGGGCGTATATATAGGAAAGCAAGACACACCGAGAGGAAGAACGATGAAAGTACGTCCTTCGGTCAAGAAGATGTGCGACAAGTGCAAGATCATCCGTCGCCACGGTAAGGTGTACGTGATCTGCGAGAACCCGCGCCACAAGCAGCGTCAGGGCTAGGAGAGGAGCACAAGTTGGCCCGTATTAACGGCGTCGACCTCCCGCGTGAGAAGCGCGTTGAGATCGGACTTACCTACATCTACGGCATTGGCCGTACCGCCGCTTCCAAGATCTGCGCCGAGACCGGCGTTGATCCCAGCACCCACGTGCGCGATCTCACCGAGGATGAGGTCGC contains the following coding sequences:
- the infA gene encoding translation initiation factor IF-1 — its product is MSKQDAIQLEGKVLEPLPNAMFNVELENGHTILCTISGKIRMNYIRILPGDKVDVEISPYDLQRGRITYRYK
- the rpmJ gene encoding 50S ribosomal protein L36: MKVRPSVKKMCDKCKIIRRHGKVYVICENPRHKQRQG